Genomic segment of Syntrophorhabdaceae bacterium:
ATCATCGAGAATCACGGCAGCCTCAAAAACCTCAAGGCAACGCTGAAGGATCTGAAGGAGTTTGTTGTTAAGCCTGCAAGCGGTTCGGGCGGAAGCGGCATCATTCTCATCGCGGAACGGACAGGGAACGGTTTTCTTACCCAGAGCGGGAGGGAGGTCAGCCTGGAATACCTGAGCTATCATATATCGGACATCCTATCAGGGATATTCTCCCTTCAGGGGCAGGAAGACCATGCGATCATAGAATCCCTTATTCACCCGGATGAGGTCTTTTCCGCGGTTACCTACCAGGGCGTGCCCGATGTAAGGATCATCGTTTACCGGGGTGTACCCGTGATGGCCATGGTTCGACTACCGACAAAGGATTCGGACGGAAAGGCAAACCTCCACCGCGGCGCGATCGGCGCAGGAATTGAACTGGGAACGGGAAGAACAATCACCGCCGTACATAAATCGCAGATCGTGACACTCCACCCCGATACAGGAAACCCTGTAAGCGGTATACAGGTGCCACACTGGGAAACAATGCTATCCATTGCCGTCCTGGCCATCGATATGACCGGCCTTTGTTACGTGGGCGTCGACATAGTGATCGACCGTGATCAAGGCCCCGTGCTTCTTGAATTGAATGCCCGTCCCGGCCTCGCTATTCAGATGGCCAACAGAAGCGGTTTACTGAAAAGACTCAAACACGTTGATACGGCACCGGCTGAGATCTTTGCGACACCGGAAAAACGAATCGCCTGGGCGAAAGAAAACCTGTGAAGGCAGCGGAGAGCAAAGGGCAGAGAGCAGAGAGATAATACTGAAATATGTTCAATGTTCTATGTTCAAGGTTCAACGTTAAGACCAGGCAGACAAGATATACCAAATGAACCAGATAAAACGGGTTTCGCAGACCGTACATGGGAGACAGAAAATGAAAAATTTAGTTCCGAAAAGGTCGGCAGCGATCATACTGCTGAAAGAAGACGCTGAAGGGCTGAAGGTCTTCCTTGTAAAGCGGATGGAACGACAGACATTTATGGCAGGCAGCTATGTCTTTCCGGGCGGTATTACGGATATACAGGACAAGGATCAAAAGACCTTTGCCCGCTGCAGGGGCGTTGTTCCCGCAAGGGCGAAAGAAATACTCGGCGGAACGCTTTCAGAAGAGGAGAGTCTTGCCTTCTGGGTAACGGGGGTCAGGGAGCTTTTTGAAGAGGCAGGGGTACTCTTTGCCGCGGACAGGACCGGTGAGACCGTTGCCAATGAAGACACGCCGGTTCGGGAACGTTTTGATAATTACAGAGACCTTCTTCAGAGAGGTAAAATGACGCTCGTTCACCTGGCAGAGAAGGAAGACCTTATCTATACCCTCGATCAGTTCGTCCACTTTGCCCACTGGA
This window contains:
- a CDS encoding alpha-L-glutamate ligase-like protein, which codes for MIARLLHALNEAGVLGINSRNAEYIMRCNARSRYPLVDNKVLTKGLARQYGIPTPALYSIIENHGSLKNLKATLKDLKEFVVKPASGSGGSGIILIAERTGNGFLTQSGREVSLEYLSYHISDILSGIFSLQGQEDHAIIESLIHPDEVFSAVTYQGVPDVRIIVYRGVPVMAMVRLPTKDSDGKANLHRGAIGAGIELGTGRTITAVHKSQIVTLHPDTGNPVSGIQVPHWETMLSIAVLAIDMTGLCYVGVDIVIDRDQGPVLLELNARPGLAIQMANRSGLLKRLKHVDTAPAEIFATPEKRIAWAKENL